In Deltaproteobacteria bacterium, a genomic segment contains:
- a CDS encoding HDIG domain-containing protein, whose translation MHTASIKSPVFQRWATAVLISGIVALLFSTNISLFGYSYKAGDIAVIDVMADHDITLEGTDIKKGEIVVRGGDRITEDAVKKLKAVQDASYGKGFLISTVGVFLFSIILFYTAYTFSARNIRKFASSPKDILLMGVILITILTLVRLSLFIAKSIETAFPVIPFHPYLYLLPAAAGPMLVRLFLNSETALIFAAVISLISGVFLEGSLGLAAYFFIGGIAAAKAVRHATQRATITKAGLILGCINVLVIASFIILKGNWSLTEGVITILFGFIGGQITSVIVTGVAPVFEIVFGYTTNIRHLELARMDHPLLKELALHAPGTYHHSIIIGSMVEAAAEAVNANPLLAKVSAYYHDIGKVKNPLYFIENMRGENKHDSLAPEVSARILISHVTEGVELANDHRLGEEITEIIRQHHGTSLISYFYQKAKAKEGINIYEVDEKDFRYPGPKPRSKEAGLVMLADVVEAASKTIPDPTSANIQAMVQRIINRVFMDGQLDECELTVKDINAIARNFKRALIGMFHQRIEYPERTDFIYQGGVIEGIDTKRAEGGGWDKGDKEAGKRGIKRFGLP comes from the coding sequence ATGCACACAGCATCAATAAAATCCCCTGTTTTTCAGAGATGGGCCACTGCTGTTCTAATTAGCGGCATTGTGGCTCTTTTATTTTCTACAAACATTTCGCTTTTTGGTTATTCCTACAAGGCCGGTGATATTGCGGTCATAGATGTTATGGCTGACCATGATATCACATTGGAGGGGACAGATATAAAAAAGGGGGAGATTGTTGTAAGGGGAGGGGACAGGATTACAGAAGATGCGGTTAAAAAACTGAAGGCGGTGCAGGATGCCTCTTACGGCAAAGGTTTTTTAATTTCTACCGTTGGCGTCTTTCTTTTTAGCATAATTCTTTTTTACACCGCCTACACCTTTTCTGCGCGGAATATAAGAAAATTTGCGTCATCACCCAAGGACATCCTCCTCATGGGTGTTATACTGATAACCATTCTCACGCTTGTCAGGCTTTCGTTATTTATTGCAAAGTCCATTGAAACAGCATTTCCTGTCATACCATTTCATCCGTATCTGTATCTCCTGCCGGCAGCCGCAGGGCCGATGCTTGTCCGGCTTTTCCTGAATTCAGAGACCGCGCTGATTTTTGCCGCAGTAATAAGTCTGATATCAGGCGTGTTTTTAGAAGGCAGCCTGGGTCTTGCGGCATATTTTTTTATCGGCGGAATTGCAGCGGCCAAAGCTGTCCGCCATGCCACGCAAAGGGCTACCATAACAAAGGCAGGTCTTATCCTGGGTTGTATAAATGTGCTTGTCATTGCAAGTTTTATCATTCTCAAAGGCAACTGGTCATTAACAGAAGGTGTCATTACAATCCTCTTTGGATTCATTGGCGGCCAGATAACATCAGTGATAGTTACAGGCGTGGCGCCTGTATTTGAGATTGTATTCGGATACACAACCAATATAAGGCATCTTGAACTGGCAAGGATGGACCACCCGCTGTTAAAGGAACTTGCGCTCCATGCCCCTGGCACGTATCACCATTCAATTATTATAGGGAGCATGGTGGAGGCGGCAGCAGAGGCAGTGAATGCCAATCCTCTTCTGGCAAAGGTAAGCGCCTATTATCATGATATCGGCAAGGTAAAAAACCCATTATATTTTATTGAGAATATGCGGGGTGAAAATAAACACGACAGTCTTGCGCCCGAGGTGAGCGCCAGGATACTTATATCGCATGTAACCGAAGGCGTAGAGCTTGCAAACGATCACAGGCTTGGAGAGGAGATTACAGAGATAATCCGGCAGCACCACGGCACATCTCTCATAAGCTATTTTTATCAGAAGGCAAAGGCTAAGGAGGGTATAAATATCTACGAGGTTGACGAAAAGGATTTTCGGTACCCAGGACCTAAACCGAGAAGCAAGGAGGCAGGTCTGGTGATGCTGGCCGATGTGGTGGAGGCCGCATCCAAGACCATCCCTGACCCGACATCGGCAAATATTCAGGCTATGGTTCAAAGGATAATAAACAGGGTATTTATGGACGGCCAATTAGACGAATGCGAATTAACAGTAAAAGACATTAATGCCATTGCAAGGAATTTTAAAAGGGCGCTCATCGGCATGTTCCATCAGAGAATAGAATATCCGGAAAGAACAGATTTTATATATCAAGGGGGAGTTATTGAAGGTATTGATACAAAAAGAGCAGAAGGCGGGGGCTGGGATAAAGGAGATAAAGAGGCTGGCAAGAGAGGTATTAAAAGATTTGGGCTGCCGTGA
- a CDS encoding DUF1957 domain-containing protein, with the protein MEKIGSFTFVLHSHLPYVLSHGRWPHGTDWLNEAAAETYIPLLNVFNRLIAEGISPKVTLGLTPVLTEMLVNQSFKSEFKTYLGQKLEAAGKDIEEFEALGQADFAKLARMWKDFYRNIYKDFMEKYEQNIVKAFADMQREGHIEIITCGATHGYFPLLSQDISIQAQVKQGVSSYKRHFGKQPRGIWLPECAYRPGYKWSPPVDTGVKVEAYSRKGVEEFLSENHIEYFFIDAHLLKGGKAIGVYLDRFEALQNLWARFSEQYKPLPEAAEKTPYKAYWVGSAAEGKMPVAVFTRDPKTGLQVWSGEWGYPGDGNYLDFHKKRFPGGMKYWRVTSAKADLADKERYVPEIAYARTSEQAEHFKELIKVNLSEYLKAQNEPGIVVSPYDAELFGHWWFEGPEWLYSVIKAVHLDGSIDMVTAGEYLDRQRPTEVISLPEGSWGEGGYHWIWLNDTNQWTWKHIYEAEEEMIKIARQYGNKKEDNLLQDILKQAARELLILEASDWQFLISTFSAKDYAEARIVRHYEDFKRLAGLARDKGEGKDISNSDKIFLDMCQKRDDLFPDIDIAWFKELEFK; encoded by the coding sequence ATGGAAAAGATTGGTTCATTTACCTTTGTTTTACATTCCCACCTTCCTTATGTTCTATCGCACGGCAGATGGCCTCACGGAACAGACTGGCTGAATGAGGCGGCGGCAGAGACATATATACCGCTTTTGAACGTCTTTAACCGTTTAATTGCAGAGGGAATTAGCCCGAAGGTGACCCTTGGGCTTACGCCTGTTTTAACAGAGATGCTTGTAAATCAGTCCTTTAAATCAGAGTTTAAGACATACCTTGGCCAGAAATTGGAAGCGGCAGGTAAAGATATAGAGGAGTTTGAGGCCCTTGGCCAGGCTGATTTCGCAAAGCTCGCCAGGATGTGGAAAGACTTTTACCGGAACATATACAAGGATTTCATGGAAAAATATGAACAGAATATTGTAAAGGCTTTTGCAGATATGCAGAGAGAGGGGCATATAGAGATAATCACCTGCGGGGCAACCCACGGATATTTTCCGCTCCTTTCACAGGATATAAGCATACAGGCGCAGGTCAAACAAGGGGTATCGTCGTATAAAAGACATTTTGGAAAACAGCCCCGGGGTATATGGCTGCCGGAGTGCGCCTACAGGCCGGGTTATAAATGGTCGCCGCCGGTTGATACAGGCGTCAAAGTGGAGGCTTATAGCAGAAAGGGTGTGGAAGAATTTTTAAGCGAGAATCATATTGAGTATTTCTTTATAGATGCGCACCTGTTAAAGGGCGGAAAGGCAATAGGCGTCTATCTTGACAGATTTGAGGCCCTGCAAAATCTCTGGGCAAGATTTTCTGAACAGTATAAGCCGCTGCCTGAGGCTGCAGAGAAGACGCCTTATAAGGCCTATTGGGTTGGTTCCGCGGCAGAGGGAAAAATGCCTGTGGCTGTTTTTACAAGAGATCCAAAGACCGGCCTTCAGGTTTGGAGCGGGGAGTGGGGCTATCCGGGGGATGGCAATTACCTTGATTTTCATAAAAAGCGATTTCCTGGCGGCATGAAATACTGGAGGGTTACCAGCGCAAAGGCAGACCTTGCGGATAAAGAAAGATATGTGCCTGAAATTGCTTACGCGAGAACATCAGAGCAGGCTGAGCATTTTAAAGAACTTATAAAGGTAAATCTATCTGAGTATCTCAAGGCTCAAAATGAGCCCGGCATTGTTGTATCTCCATATGATGCGGAATTATTTGGCCACTGGTGGTTTGAAGGGCCTGAATGGCTTTACAGCGTAATAAAGGCCGTTCATCTTGATGGAAGTATAGACATGGTAACTGCAGGCGAATATCTTGACAGGCAAAGACCAACAGAGGTCATATCACTGCCTGAAGGTTCGTGGGGAGAGGGAGGCTATCACTGGATATGGCTCAATGACACTAACCAGTGGACATGGAAGCATATCTACGAGGCAGAGGAAGAGATGATAAAAATCGCAAGGCAATACGGCAACAAAAAAGAAGACAACCTGCTGCAGGATATTCTTAAACAGGCTGCCAGAGAGCTTCTCATACTTGAGGCCTCTGATTGGCAGTTTCTTATAAGCACCTTTTCTGCAAAGGATTACGCAGAGGCAAGGATTGTAAGGCATTACGAGGATTTTAAAAGGCTTGCCGGGTTGGCAAGGGATAAAGGCGAAGGAAAGGATATTTCAAATAGCGATAAAATTTTTCTTGATATGTGCCAGAAAAGGGATGACCTTTTTCCTGACATTGATATTGCATGGTTTAAAGAGCTGGAGTTTAAATAA
- a CDS encoding PhoH family protein: MNIEEKIFKHITIEDNAIAASLFGETGENLKRLEKKLGVKLDTRGNLIVVHGEGQRVQLAERLLKELCELLQKGYALHPTDIDYAIRAIETDREVHLADIFTDTVYISFKKKIISPKSPAQKKYIDMIRKYDIVFGIGPAGTGKTYLAMAMAVAALSKKEVDRIILTRPAVEAGEKLGFLPGDLAAKVDPYLRPLYDALHDMIDFERAEKLIERGMIEVAPLAFMRGRTLNDSFVIMDEAQNTTSEQMKMFLTRLGFSSKAVITGDITQIDLPLAKPSGLVDAQKVLQGIEGIGFSYFTEKDVVRHPLVKEIIKAYEGRGRKKEET, translated from the coding sequence TTGAACATAGAAGAAAAAATCTTTAAGCACATTACGATAGAGGATAATGCTATTGCCGCTTCTCTGTTCGGCGAGACAGGTGAAAATCTGAAGCGTCTGGAGAAAAAACTTGGGGTAAAGCTTGATACAAGAGGAAATCTTATTGTAGTCCACGGCGAGGGTCAAAGGGTTCAACTGGCAGAAAGGCTTTTAAAAGAACTGTGCGAACTGCTCCAAAAGGGCTATGCCCTTCATCCAACTGATATAGACTACGCCATAAGGGCGATTGAGACGGATAGAGAAGTCCACCTTGCCGATATATTCACCGATACTGTCTATATATCATTTAAGAAAAAGATTATTTCGCCAAAGAGTCCTGCGCAGAAAAAGTATATAGATATGATAAGAAAATACGATATTGTTTTTGGCATAGGACCGGCAGGGACAGGCAAGACATATCTGGCGATGGCGATGGCAGTGGCTGCGCTGTCGAAAAAAGAGGTGGACAGGATAATACTCACCAGACCCGCTGTAGAGGCAGGAGAAAAACTCGGATTTTTGCCGGGCGATCTGGCTGCAAAGGTTGACCCATATCTGAGACCTCTCTACGATGCGCTTCACGATATGATTGATTTTGAAAGGGCGGAAAAACTCATAGAGAGGGGGATGATAGAGGTTGCCCCGCTCGCATTTATGCGCGGCAGGACGCTCAATGATTCTTTTGTAATCATGGATGAGGCCCAGAACACTACATCCGAGCAGATGAAGATGTTTTTGACGCGGCTTGGGTTCAGCTCAAAGGCAGTTATAACAGGAGACATAACTCAGATAGACCTCCCCCTTGCAAAGCCGTCCGGCCTTGTAGATGCCCAGAAGGTATTGCAGGGCATTGAAGGCATAGGGTTTTCATATTTTACCGAGAAGGATGTGGTGAGGCACCCGCTGGTTAAGGAGATAATTAAGGCATACGAGGGAAGGGGGAGGAAGAAAGAGGAGACATAA